One window from the genome of Pedococcus badiiscoriae encodes:
- a CDS encoding homogentisate 1,2-dioxygenase yields the protein MAFYQHQGNIPPKRHTQHRRPAGRGTKGELYYEELMGEEGFSSDSSLLYHRNIPSTIAAAREWVIGDLSTAPNHPLMPRHLKLHDLFEAKDVKTTDVVTGRRLVLGNGDVRISYAVAGAPSPWYRNGIGDECVYVERGRARVETVFGAFDVAEGDYLVIPRATTHRWIPRRSSKEPLRAYCIEANSHITPPKRYLSKYGQLLEHAPYCERDLRGPAGPLLAEDVGAAANDETEVFIKHRGNGPSSSGGIVGTVHTLPFHPLDVVGWDGYLYPYAFNVRDFEPITGRVHQPPPVHQVFEGWNFVICNFVPRKVDYHPLSIPVPYYHSNVDSDEIMFYVDGDYEARKGSGIGKGSVSVHPGGHAHGPQPGASEASIGVEYFDELAVMVDTFRPLELGEGGRAVDDGKYAWSWSRAGAAAGGPARGGDGSDYSIG from the coding sequence ATGGCGTTCTACCAGCACCAGGGCAACATCCCGCCCAAGCGGCACACCCAGCACCGCCGGCCGGCCGGCCGCGGGACCAAGGGCGAGCTCTACTACGAGGAGCTGATGGGGGAGGAGGGCTTCTCCTCCGACTCCTCGCTGCTCTACCACCGCAACATCCCCTCCACCATCGCCGCCGCCCGCGAGTGGGTCATCGGTGACCTGTCGACCGCGCCGAACCACCCGCTCATGCCCCGTCACCTCAAGCTGCACGACCTCTTCGAGGCCAAGGACGTGAAGACCACCGACGTCGTGACCGGGCGTCGCCTCGTCCTCGGCAACGGCGACGTGCGCATCTCGTATGCCGTGGCCGGCGCGCCAAGTCCCTGGTACCGCAACGGGATCGGCGACGAGTGCGTGTACGTCGAGCGCGGCCGGGCGCGCGTCGAGACGGTCTTCGGGGCGTTCGACGTGGCGGAGGGCGACTACCTCGTGATCCCGCGCGCCACCACGCACCGGTGGATCCCGCGACGGTCCAGCAAGGAGCCGCTGCGGGCCTACTGCATCGAGGCCAACTCACACATCACGCCCCCCAAGCGCTACCTGAGCAAGTACGGCCAGCTCCTGGAGCACGCCCCGTACTGTGAGCGCGACCTGCGCGGGCCAGCCGGTCCGCTCCTGGCCGAGGACGTCGGCGCCGCGGCGAACGACGAGACCGAGGTGTTCATCAAGCACCGCGGCAACGGTCCCTCGAGCAGCGGCGGGATCGTCGGGACCGTCCACACGCTGCCGTTCCACCCGCTCGACGTGGTCGGCTGGGACGGCTACCTGTACCCCTACGCCTTCAACGTGCGCGACTTCGAGCCGATCACCGGGCGGGTGCACCAGCCGCCGCCGGTGCACCAGGTCTTCGAGGGCTGGAACTTCGTCATCTGCAACTTCGTGCCGCGCAAGGTCGACTACCACCCCCTGTCGATCCCGGTGCCCTACTACCACTCCAACGTCGACAGCGACGAGATCATGTTCTACGTCGATGGTGACTACGAGGCACGCAAGGGGTCCGGTATCGGCAAGGGGTCCGTCTCGGTACACCCCGGCGGGCACGCACACGGGCCCCAGCCCGGTGCGTCCGAAGCCTCGATCGGCGTCGAGTACTTCGACGAGCTGGCCGTCATGGTCGACACCTTCCGCCCCCTCGAGCTCGGTGAGGGCGGCCGCGCCGTCGACGACGGAAAGTACGCGTGGTCGTGGAGCCGGGCAGGTGCCGCGGCCGGCGGCCCGGCCCGTGGCGGCGACGGATCGGACTACAGCATCGGGTGA